Sequence from the Saccharopolyspora pogona genome:
ACATCGTGCACGCGCTGCGGGCCGGTGCGGCCGGTTTCCTGCTCAAGGACACCCCGCCGCCGGAGATCGTGGACGCGATCCGCAAGGTCGCGGAGGGCCACCCGATCCTGTCCCCTCGGATCACCCGCAAGCTGATGGACAAGGTCACCACCGATTCCGACCGCTGCGAACGGGCGCGAGCCCGCCTCACCAAGCTGAGCGACCGCGAATACGAGGTGGCCCTGGCGATCGCCCGCGGGGGCACCAACGCCGAAATAGCGGCGGCCCTGTACATGAGCGTGGCCACGGTGAAGGCTCACGTCTCCCGCGTCCTGACGAAGCTGGACCTCGGCAACAGAACCCAGATAGCCCTCCTGGCCCACGACGCCGACCTGACCTGACGGAGAACACCGAGAAGGCCTTGAACGCACGGGCCGTGAGTCTTTTGGTTGCTATATATAGCAACCAAAAGACTCACGGCCCGCTACCAGCGAAACCGTCTTACCTGCCGCTACTTGGGATGCAGCGATTTCGCGCGAAATCGCCACCCCGCCCTGGCGCCGCTGCCGAACAGGCGCTAGAAGTCGAGCGCTGCTTGCGTGCCCGCAGTGTTGCGCCGCTCGAAGTCCAGCAGGTGCTGCTTCCGGTCCAGCCCGCCGCCGTAACCGGTGAGGTTGCCGGTGGATCCGACGACGCGGTGGCAGGGCACGATGATGCCGATCGGGTTCTTGCCGTTGGCGAGCCCGACGGCCCGCGAGGCACTGGGCTTTCCGATCCGCTCGGCCATCTCGCCGTAGGAAATCGTTTCACCGTAGGGGATTTCACACAACTCCGACCAGACCGTGCGCTGGAACGGGGTGCCGACCAGCGTCATGGGCAGGTCGAACTCGTTGCGCTGCCCCGAGAAGTACTCCTCCAACTGCTCGATCACCGGCCCGAAGGGCGTGGTGTCCGGCTCGCCGAAGTTCTCCTCCGGCGGGCGGTGCCGCTGGCGCTCCATGTAGAGACCGGTCAGGGCGCCGTCGACGGCGACGAGCGTCAGCGGGCCAACGGGGCTGTCGATGACGGTGTTCACCGCGTGCACTGGAATCCTCTCCTCAGGCGGGTAGCCGGTTGATCGCGTGGTCGCCGGTCGCCCACAGGTACTGCACGGCGTACGCGCGCCAGGGACGCCATGCAGCGGCATGACCGGTCAGTGCCGCAGGCGTCGAGGGCAGCCCCAGGCTACTTGCGGCGTACCGGATTCCCAGGTCGGTGGGCACGAACGCATCGGGATCGCCCAGGGCGCGCATGGCGATCGTCTCGACGGTCCACGGGCCGAATCCGGGCAGCTCAGCGAGCTGGGCACGAGCCCGA
This genomic interval carries:
- a CDS encoding response regulator transcription factor, with the translated sequence MAGVIRVLIVDDDALVRAGLTMMLDGAGGIAVVGEAGDGDAALTAANAHAPEVVLMDIRMPKVGGIAATRMLRERRDPPEVIVLTTFDTDENIVHALRAGAAGFLLKDTPPPEIVDAIRKVAEGHPILSPRITRKLMDKVTTDSDRCERARARLTKLSDREYEVALAIARGGTNAEIAAALYMSVATVKAHVSRVLTKLDLGNRTQIALLAHDADLT
- a CDS encoding methylated-DNA--[protein]-cysteine S-methyltransferase gives rise to the protein MHAVNTVIDSPVGPLTLVAVDGALTGLYMERQRHRPPEENFGEPDTTPFGPVIEQLEEYFSGQRNEFDLPMTLVGTPFQRTVWSELCEIPYGETISYGEMAERIGKPSASRAVGLANGKNPIGIIVPCHRVVGSTGNLTGYGGGLDRKQHLLDFERRNTAGTQAALDF